Proteins from a genomic interval of Scophthalmus maximus strain ysfricsl-2021 chromosome 22, ASM2237912v1, whole genome shotgun sequence:
- the rnf115b gene encoding E3 ubiquitin-protein ligase RNF115 isoform X1, whose protein sequence is MAEAPQHRFFCHCCKCETSPKLPDLVCPRCDSDFIEEVTEDSSLLQERTSTASEDSNSLFSELWQLLFMERSALLSHPPSSGSHPDDGEQVSAGQSRPSPESPADAEAREPESPSQPDQERSPRPEQRPAVEGIVQQFLADLFVNNGNPGAAPAALSSMLQLHSNPGDYAWGQGGLDAVITELLGQLESTGPPPAEEEIISSLPTVCISQEQIDCRLECPVCREEFSFGEPVRKLPCLHYFHSHCIVPWLELHDTCPVCRKSLDGVDNSLAPTSAPPGDLPIRIEQQQERQAS, encoded by the exons ATGGCGGAGGCTCCACAACACCGgtttttctgtcactgctgtAAATGTGAAACAAGCCCTAAGCTCCCG GATCTTGTCTGTCCCAGATGTGACTCTGACTTCATTGAGGAGGTGACAGAAGACTCCAG TCTCCTGCAGGAGCGCACCTCCACGGCCAGCGAAGACTCCAACTCGTTGTTCTCGGAG TTATGGCAGCTGCTGTTTATGGAgcgctctgctctgctgtcgcATCCGCCCTCCTCAGGGTCCCACCCGGACGACGGCGAGCAGGTATCTGCAGGTCAGAGCCGTCCCTCTCCGGAGTCACCGGCCGACGCCGAGGCCAGAGAACCAGAGTCTCCTTCGCAGCCTGACCAAGAGAGGTCACCCAGGCCAGAGCAGAGGCCTGCAGTGGAAGG GATCGTGCAGCAGTTCCTGGCCGACCTCTTTGTCAACAACGGAAATCCCGGTGCCGCACCAGCTGCATT ATCCAGCATGCTGCAGCTGCACTCGAACCCAGGAGACTATGCGTGGGGTCAGGGAGGCCTGGATGCTGTCATCACCGAG TTGTTAGGACAGCTCGAGAGCACAGGTCCGCCCCCTGCAGAAGAGGAGATAATCTCATCCCTGCCAACAGTTTGCATCTCTCAGGAACAGATAG ACTGCAGACTGGAGTGTCCAGTGTGCAGGGAGGAGTTTTCATTCGGGGAACCTGTCAGGAAGCTGCCCTGCCTCCATTACTTCCACAGTCATTGTATAGTGCCTTGGCTGGAGCTG catgaTACCTGCCCCGTGTGCCGCAAAAGCCTCGACGGTGTCGACAACAGCCTCGCACCCACGTCAGCCCCCCCGGGCGATCTCCCCATCAGGATAGAGCAACAACAAGAGAGGCAGGCGAGCTGA
- the rnf115b gene encoding E3 ubiquitin-protein ligase RNF115 isoform X2, whose product MAEAPQHRFFCHCCKCETSPKLPDLVCPRCDSDFIEEVTEDSSLLQERTSTASEDSNSLFSELWQLLFMERSALLSHPPSSGSHPDDGEQVSAGQSRPSPESPADAEAREPESPSQPDQERSPRPEQRPAVEGCVDMDRAAVPGRPLCQQRKSRCRTSCIIQHAAAALEPRRLCVGSGRPGCCHHRVVRTAREHRSAPCRRGDNLIPANSLHLSGTDRLQTGVSSVQGGVFIRGTCQEAALPPLLPQSLYSALAGAA is encoded by the exons ATGGCGGAGGCTCCACAACACCGgtttttctgtcactgctgtAAATGTGAAACAAGCCCTAAGCTCCCG GATCTTGTCTGTCCCAGATGTGACTCTGACTTCATTGAGGAGGTGACAGAAGACTCCAG TCTCCTGCAGGAGCGCACCTCCACGGCCAGCGAAGACTCCAACTCGTTGTTCTCGGAG TTATGGCAGCTGCTGTTTATGGAgcgctctgctctgctgtcgcATCCGCCCTCCTCAGGGTCCCACCCGGACGACGGCGAGCAGGTATCTGCAGGTCAGAGCCGTCCCTCTCCGGAGTCACCGGCCGACGCCGAGGCCAGAGAACCAGAGTCTCCTTCGCAGCCTGACCAAGAGAGGTCACCCAGGCCAGAGCAGAGGCCTGCAGTGGAAGGGTGTGTGGACATG GATCGTGCAGCAGTTCCTGGCCGACCTCTTTGTCAACAACGGAAATCCCGGTGCCGCACCAGCTGCATT ATCCAGCATGCTGCAGCTGCACTCGAACCCAGGAGACTATGCGTGGGGTCAGGGAGGCCTGGATGCTGTCATCACCGAG TTGTTAGGACAGCTCGAGAGCACAGGTCCGCCCCCTGCAGAAGAGGAGATAATCTCATCCCTGCCAACAGTTTGCATCTCTCAGGAACAGATAG ACTGCAGACTGGAGTGTCCAGTGTGCAGGGAGGAGTTTTCATTCGGGGAACCTGTCAGGAAGCTGCCCTGCCTCCATTACTTCCACAGTCATTGTATAGTGCCTTGGCTGGAGCTG catga
- the scamp3 gene encoding secretory carrier-associated membrane protein 3 → MSKYTSFPDPVDNPFQDPAVTQHSSNTGYATLDLYNPFDNTTGPPPPYETTSPTAPSVPAQTPPSRTTPTEPRNYGSYNSQTAVNATTAELLRKQEELEKKAKELERRERELESHSLGPGASRQNNWPPLPSFCPVGPCFYQDIDVEITQRFQRTVTIMYYFWMFGTCTLLFNLISSLAMFCVDPSGGVGLGLAILWGLLFTPCSFVCWYRPMYKAFRSDSSFNFFLFFFIFFAQVVVYIIMTIGIPGWGFSGWIVSLAALNTSVPVGAIMMINAIFFTSQAAMGVVMLKKVHSLYRQTDASFQKAQAEFTTGVMANQAVRNAAANAAQGAFTAPR, encoded by the exons ATGTCGAAGTACACGAGCTTCCCGGACCCGGTGGACAACCCTTTCCAG GACCCCGCAGTGActcaacacagcagcaacacaggaTATGCCACACTGGACCTTTACAACCCGTTTGACAACACGACTGGA cctcCACCACCATATGAAACCACCTCTCCCACTGCTCCATCTGTGCCTGCGCAGACCCCACCAAGCAGGACAACGCCCACTGAGCCCCGCAACTATGGCTCCTACAACTCCCAG ACTGCGGTGAACGCCACCACGGCCGAGCTCctgaggaagcaggaggagctggagaagaaagCCAAGGAGCtggagcggagagagagggagctggagtCGCACAGCCTGGGACCTGGAGCCT cccGTCAGAATAACTGGCCCCCGCTGCCCTCGTTCTGCCCCGTGGGCCCCTGCTTCTACCAGGACATCGACGTGGAGATCACCCAGCGTTTCCAGCGCACAGTCACCATCATGTACTACTTCTGGATGT TCGGCACTTGCACGCTGCTCTTCAACCTGATCTCCTCCCTGGCCATGTTCTGCGTGGACCCCTCTGGCGGCGTGGGCCTGGGCCTCGCCATCCTTTGGGGGCTCCTCTTCACCCCCTGCTCCTTCGTCTGTTGGTACCGACCCATGTACAAAGCCTTcag GAGTGACAGCTCCTtcaacttcttcctcttcttcttcatcttctttgcACAAGTGGTCGTCTACATCATCATGACCATTGGCATCCCTGGATGGGGTTTCAG TGGGTGGATCGTGAGCCTGGCTGCTCTGAATACCAGTGTCCCCGTCGGTGCGATCATGATGATCAATGCCATCTTCTTTACCTCCCAAGCAGCCATGGGGGTCGTCATGCTGAAGAAG GTCCACAGTCTGTACAGGCAGACCGACGCCAGCTTCCAAAAGGCCCAGGCGGAGTTCACCACCGGAGTCATGGCCAATCAGGCCGTACGCAACGCTGCTGCCAACGCGGCCCAAGGGGCCTTCACCGCACCTCGATAG